In Deltaproteobacteria bacterium, one DNA window encodes the following:
- a CDS encoding glycosyltransferase family 2 protein, whose amino-acid sequence MPLNDLQRPETAADRASPTRLIDLSIVVPAHNEAATLRQLWQETADALAGGSLDWELLVVDDGSRDGTATILDELHRAHPRFGAVCLRRQCGKSAGLALGFHLARGQLVIMMDGDLQDDPREIPRLVAALGESDVVNGWKVARRDPLARRLASRVFNFAARRLFGLKLHDLNCGLKGFRREVLAELPLHGELHRFLPLLAMWRGFTVTELAVNHRPRPVGRSRYGPMRPFFGLMDLATVLFLTRFSRRPAHLFGLAGVGLLVPGVLIAAYIAKLWLQYGNIQRHHPLLIGAVLLIVVGVQLLTAGIFGELLATLAAPADRDYPVRFQLPPRS is encoded by the coding sequence ATGCCATTGAACGACTTGCAGCGCCCTGAGACCGCCGCCGACCGCGCGTCGCCGACGCGCCTCATCGATCTCTCGATCGTCGTCCCGGCGCACAACGAAGCCGCGACGCTCCGGCAGTTGTGGCAAGAGACCGCCGACGCGTTAGCCGGCGGCTCGCTCGACTGGGAGCTGCTGGTGGTCGACGACGGCAGCCGCGACGGCACCGCGACGATTCTCGACGAGCTGCATCGGGCACATCCACGCTTCGGTGCCGTGTGCCTGCGCCGACAATGTGGCAAGTCGGCCGGCCTGGCGCTCGGGTTTCACCTCGCCCGCGGCCAACTCGTGATCATGATGGACGGCGATCTGCAGGACGATCCGCGCGAGATTCCGCGCTTGGTCGCCGCGCTCGGCGAGTCGGATGTCGTCAACGGCTGGAAGGTCGCGCGGCGCGATCCGCTCGCGCGGCGACTCGCTTCGCGCGTATTCAACTTCGCCGCGCGCCGGTTGTTCGGTCTCAAACTGCACGACCTCAACTGCGGCCTGAAGGGATTCCGGCGCGAAGTGCTCGCCGAGCTGCCGTTGCACGGCGAGCTCCATCGCTTCCTGCCGTTGCTAGCGATGTGGCGCGGCTTCACGGTGACGGAGCTGGCGGTGAATCATCGCCCACGCCCCGTCGGGCGCTCGCGCTACGGACCGATGCGGCCGTTCTTCGGTCTAATGGATCTCGCCACCGTGCTATTTCTCACCCGCTTCAGTCGCCGGCCGGCGCACCTGTTCGGTCTCGCTGGCGTTGGCCTGCTGGTCCCCGGTGTGCTGATCGCCGCGTACATCGCCAAGCTGTGGCTGCAATACGGCAACATTCAGCGCCACCATCCGCTGTTGATCGGCGCGGTGTTGTTGATTGTCGTCGGTGTGCAGCTACTCACCGCCGGCATCTTCGGCGAGCTGCTGGCCACGCTCGCCGCGCCAGCAGATCGTGATTACCCCGTACGATTTCAGCTACCACCGCGATCGTGA
- the uvrA gene encoding excinuclease ABC subunit UvrA — protein sequence MSDRIVITGAREHNLRDLTVEIPRDKLVVITGLSGSGKSSLAFDTIYAEGQRRYVESLSAYARQFLEQMEKPDVDSIEGLSPAISIEQKTTSKNPRSTVGTVTEIYDYLRLLFARIGKPYCYNCGKPIAAQTIQQIVDQIMALPAQTRLHVLAPIARGRKGEYRKELLDLRKAGFVRARIDGKLRELAEDIALAKTVKHTIEVLVDRLVIRDGLAKRLADSLAVAFRYGDEVVKVEVLGDGEKIARETLYSQKFACVDCGISYPELTPRMFSFNNPHGACQTCSGLGTSIYFDPELVVPNEALSLAAGAIKPWERKSASGRYKSVEEVLQALSRRYKFDVNTPFKKLSPTVKKVIFDGSGDEELTFVYEKGSRRYEFKRPFEGVIAWLDRHYKETESEYIRGELDAFMNARPCATCGGARLQRSALSVRVHDKTITDIAAMSVKEAHAFFSHLPLTRQEGEIARRILKEVVERLGFMTNVGLDYLSLDRTAATLSGGEGQRIRLATQIGSSLMGVLYILDEPSIGLHQRDNARLLATLKRLRDLGNTVLVVEHDRDTILEADHVIDMGPGAGVHGGEIVSQGTPADIIRDPASLTGQYLSGVREIAVPVQRRKGTGWTLTVKGATQNNLRNLTIDIPLGTMTCVTGVSGSGKSSLVIDTLYKALAQRFYGSKDRPGAHGEIKGWQLLDKVIDIDQAPIGRTPRSNPATYTGLFAHIRDLFAQLPEARARGYGPGRFSFNVKGGRCEACAGDGLITIEMHFLPDVFVTCEVCGGKRYNRETLEVAYKGKNIADVLDLTVAAALEFLATIPPIRNKLETLHDVGLDYIHLGQSATTLSGGEAQRIKLAKELSRRATGKTLYILDEPTTGLHFDDIRRLLGVLDRLADAGNTVVIIEHNLDVIKTADYVIDLGPEGGDGGGQILATGTPEEIARVSGSYTGQYLRGVLAPQKVAATADGRR from the coding sequence ATGAGTGATCGCATCGTCATCACTGGGGCGCGGGAGCATAATCTCAGGGACCTCACGGTCGAGATTCCGCGCGACAAGCTCGTGGTGATCACCGGATTGTCGGGCTCGGGTAAGTCGTCGCTGGCGTTCGACACTATCTACGCCGAAGGGCAGCGGCGCTACGTCGAGTCGCTGTCGGCCTATGCGCGCCAGTTTCTCGAACAGATGGAGAAGCCCGACGTCGACTCGATCGAAGGGCTGTCGCCGGCGATCTCGATCGAGCAGAAGACCACCAGCAAGAATCCGCGCTCGACGGTCGGCACGGTCACTGAGATCTACGACTACCTGCGGTTGCTGTTTGCGCGCATCGGCAAGCCCTACTGCTACAACTGCGGCAAGCCGATCGCGGCGCAAACGATCCAGCAGATCGTCGATCAAATCATGGCGCTGCCGGCGCAGACGCGATTGCACGTGCTGGCGCCGATCGCCCGCGGCCGCAAGGGCGAGTACCGTAAGGAACTGCTCGATCTGCGCAAAGCTGGCTTTGTGCGCGCGCGCATCGACGGCAAGCTGCGCGAGCTGGCCGAGGACATCGCGCTCGCCAAGACTGTGAAGCACACCATCGAAGTGCTGGTTGATCGGTTGGTGATTCGCGACGGCCTCGCCAAGCGCCTGGCCGACTCGCTGGCGGTCGCCTTCCGTTACGGCGATGAGGTGGTGAAAGTCGAAGTGCTCGGCGACGGCGAGAAGATCGCCCGCGAGACGCTCTACAGCCAGAAGTTCGCCTGCGTCGATTGTGGCATCTCGTATCCCGAGCTGACGCCGCGGATGTTCTCGTTCAACAATCCGCACGGCGCCTGCCAGACGTGCAGCGGGCTTGGCACTAGCATCTACTTCGATCCCGAGCTGGTCGTGCCCAATGAAGCGCTCTCGCTCGCCGCCGGCGCGATCAAGCCGTGGGAGCGCAAGAGCGCCAGCGGGCGCTACAAGTCGGTCGAAGAAGTCCTGCAAGCGCTGTCGCGTCGCTACAAGTTCGACGTCAACACGCCGTTCAAGAAGCTGTCGCCGACGGTCAAGAAGGTGATCTTCGACGGCAGTGGCGACGAGGAACTGACTTTCGTTTACGAAAAAGGCAGTCGCCGCTACGAGTTCAAACGGCCGTTCGAAGGCGTCATCGCCTGGCTCGATCGCCACTACAAGGAAACCGAGTCGGAATACATTCGCGGCGAACTCGATGCCTTCATGAACGCGCGCCCATGCGCCACCTGCGGCGGTGCCCGCTTGCAACGCAGTGCGCTGTCGGTGCGCGTGCACGACAAGACCATCACGGACATCGCCGCCATGTCGGTGAAGGAAGCGCACGCGTTCTTCTCGCACCTCCCGTTGACGCGCCAAGAGGGTGAGATCGCCCGCCGCATTCTGAAAGAGGTCGTCGAGCGCCTGGGCTTCATGACCAACGTCGGGCTCGACTACCTCAGCCTCGATCGCACCGCGGCGACGCTCTCGGGCGGCGAGGGCCAACGCATTCGTCTGGCGACGCAGATCGGTTCCAGCTTGATGGGCGTGCTCTACATCCTCGACGAGCCGTCGATTGGATTGCACCAGCGCGATAACGCACGCTTACTCGCAACGCTCAAGCGCCTGCGCGATCTCGGCAACACCGTGTTGGTCGTCGAACACGACCGCGACACTATCCTCGAAGCCGATCACGTCATCGACATGGGTCCGGGTGCCGGCGTCCACGGCGGCGAGATCGTCTCCCAAGGCACGCCCGCCGACATCATCCGCGATCCGGCCTCGCTCACCGGGCAGTATCTCTCCGGCGTGCGCGAGATTGCCGTGCCGGTGCAACGGCGCAAGGGCACGGGGTGGACGCTCACCGTGAAGGGCGCGACACAGAACAACTTGCGCAATCTCACCATCGACATTCCACTCGGCACCATGACCTGCGTGACCGGCGTGTCGGGCTCGGGCAAGAGCTCCCTCGTCATCGACACGCTCTACAAAGCGCTGGCGCAACGCTTCTACGGCAGCAAAGATCGCCCCGGCGCGCACGGCGAGATCAAAGGCTGGCAACTGCTCGACAAGGTGATCGACATTGATCAAGCGCCAATCGGCCGCACGCCGCGCTCGAATCCCGCGACCTATACCGGCTTGTTCGCCCACATCCGCGATTTGTTCGCGCAGTTGCCCGAAGCGCGGGCGCGCGGTTATGGGCCGGGGCGCTTCTCGTTCAACGTCAAGGGCGGCCGCTGTGAAGCGTGCGCCGGTGACGGCCTGATCACCATCGAGATGCACTTCCTGCCGGACGTGTTCGTCACCTGCGAAGTGTGCGGCGGCAAGCGCTACAATCGCGAGACGTTGGAAGTCGCCTACAAGGGTAAGAACATTGCTGACGTGCTCGACCTCACAGTCGCCGCCGCGCTCGAATTTCTGGCGACCATTCCGCCGATCCGTAACAAGTTGGAGACGCTGCACGACGTTGGGCTCGACTACATTCACCTCGGCCAGTCGGCGACCACGCTCTCCGGCGGCGAAGCGCAGCGCATCAAACTCGCCAAAGAACTCAGCCGCCGCGCCACCGGCAAGACGCTCTACATCCTCGACGAGCCGACCACGGGTCTGCACTTCGATGATATCCGCCGCTTGCTCGGCGTGCTCGATCGTCTCGCCGATGCCGGCAACACCGTCGTCATCATCGAGCACAACCTCGACGTGATAAAGACCGCCGACTACGTCATCGACCTCGGCCCCGAGGGCGGTGATGGGGGCGGGCAAATCCTCGCCACCGGCACGCCCGAGGAGATCGCACGCGTCAGCGGCTCCTACACCGGGCAATATCTCCGCGGGGTTCTGGCCCCACAAAAGGTAGCGGCAACCGCCGATGGGCGCCGGTGA
- a CDS encoding Uma2 family endonuclease produces MRSLPNALKLDYDDYCRFPNDGKRYELIDGALHVSPSPVTIHQKISARLMVRLYAHVEAAQLGTVLAAPMDVILSRHDIVQPDLLFISNERADIITEKNIQGAPDLLVEILSQDREHDLVTKRRLYARYGVTEYWIIDPTHVGIQTFRRPGRARFFRPPVTIRRMLTTALLPGFALDVRDLWR; encoded by the coding sequence ATGCGATCGCTGCCAAACGCGCTCAAGCTCGACTACGACGACTACTGCCGATTCCCCAACGACGGGAAGCGGTACGAGCTGATCGATGGAGCTTTGCACGTGAGCCCGTCACCGGTGACCATCCACCAGAAGATCTCCGCACGGCTGATGGTGCGCCTCTACGCCCATGTTGAAGCGGCACAGCTCGGCACCGTCCTCGCAGCACCCATGGACGTGATCTTGTCGCGCCACGACATCGTGCAGCCGGATCTGCTGTTCATCTCGAACGAGCGGGCCGACATCATTACCGAGAAGAACATCCAGGGCGCGCCCGATCTGTTGGTCGAGATCTTGTCGCAAGATCGCGAGCACGATCTGGTCACCAAGCGTCGACTCTATGCGCGCTATGGCGTGACCGAGTACTGGATCATCGATCCCACGCACGTCGGGATCCAAACGTTTCGGCGTCCCGGCCGCGCCCGCTTCTTCCGGCCGCCGGTCACCATCCGCCGCATGCTGACTACCGCGCTCCTGCCGGGCTTCGCGCTCGATGTGCGCGATCTGTGGCGGTAG
- a CDS encoding YvcK family protein, whose translation MASTAHRIVCIGGGTGLPVVLRGFREYVRQQLPGWETIDLDALTVIVSVSDDGGSSGRLMREYDTLPPGDLRNCLLALADETAEPVMKRFFNHRFDAKADAELAGHSAGNLLIVALAQLHGGNLRRAILDISRVLSIRGNILFPTLEATVLCARLADGSIVRGESQIARRSNMLPIASVFLTRRNGNEAASDPFTPAAMPETLAAIAEADAIVLGPGSLYTSVVPNLLAAGVGDAIAHARARRIYVCNIMTEPGETDDYCVSDHVAAIRRHGGFVPDVVIANCRRIDAAYLTQYATERLVREYEIVKESLEEAIRASRQREIGSDSLITHIGEHAQKLYWLAEELRTINNKTVQVLHDPDRDCFDPSTRVHEIDAISEVEIVEQGTRKTVIRHDSVALARAVVDVLNG comes from the coding sequence TTGGCTTCGACCGCGCATCGCATCGTCTGCATCGGCGGCGGCACCGGCCTGCCGGTCGTGCTGCGTGGCTTTCGCGAGTATGTGCGCCAGCAATTGCCCGGTTGGGAGACGATCGACCTCGACGCCTTGACGGTGATCGTGTCGGTGTCGGACGACGGCGGCAGTTCCGGCCGCTTGATGCGCGAGTACGACACGCTGCCGCCGGGTGATCTGCGCAACTGTTTGCTCGCGCTCGCCGACGAGACCGCCGAGCCGGTAATGAAACGGTTCTTCAATCACCGCTTCGACGCCAAGGCCGATGCGGAGCTGGCGGGGCACAGCGCCGGCAATTTGCTGATTGTTGCCTTGGCGCAACTGCACGGCGGGAATCTGCGCCGGGCGATCCTCGACATTAGTCGTGTGTTGTCGATTCGCGGCAACATTCTTTTCCCAACGTTGGAGGCGACCGTGCTGTGCGCGCGCCTCGCCGATGGGTCGATCGTGCGTGGCGAGTCGCAGATCGCACGCCGGAGCAACATGCTCCCGATCGCGTCGGTATTCCTCACACGCCGCAACGGCAACGAAGCCGCGAGCGATCCATTCACCCCCGCGGCGATGCCCGAGACGCTGGCAGCGATCGCCGAGGCCGACGCCATCGTGTTGGGCCCAGGCAGTCTCTACACCAGCGTCGTCCCCAACCTGCTCGCCGCCGGGGTCGGCGATGCGATCGCGCACGCGCGCGCACGCCGCATCTATGTGTGCAACATCATGACCGAGCCGGGCGAGACCGACGACTACTGCGTGAGCGATCACGTGGCCGCCATTCGTCGTCATGGCGGCTTTGTCCCCGACGTTGTGATCGCCAATTGCCGTCGCATCGACGCGGCGTACCTGACGCAATACGCGACTGAACGGTTGGTGCGTGAATACGAGATCGTCAAAGAGTCGTTGGAAGAAGCCATTCGCGCCTCGCGCCAGCGCGAGATCGGCAGCGACTCATTGATTACGCACATCGGCGAACATGCCCAGAAACTCTACTGGCTGGCCGAAGAGCTGCGCACCATCAACAACAAGACCGTCCAAGTGCTCCACGATCCAGACCGCGATTGCTTCGATCCATCCACACGGGTGCACGAGATAGACGCGATTAGCGAAGTCGAGATCGTCGAGCAGGGCACCCGCAAGACCGTCATTCGCCACGACTCGGTGGCGCTGGCGCGCGCGGTGGTGGACGTATTGAACGGCTGA
- a CDS encoding phospho-sugar mutase, with amino-acid sequence MLSAVEKGFATLAVPDAVRAMAFANLRTWLEQAEYAPYRPQLERLIARGRWDFLLDSFYRVIPFGTGGRRGPVGVGVNRINAYTITTSIQGHVDYLRTHLGAGPLRVVVAFDCRIFKDLRGHYELGLPNPLLGMRSRDFARLAAGVYAANGIAVCTVTGDDLLLATPELSFAIRHLGAAGGLNVSASHNHPDDNGAKFYTDYGGQPVAPHDEEMAEAVAAVQAVRIMPFDDAVRAGLVTWWTAADHEAYLDASLQRSLDRSARGAFIMYTPLNGTGRRTVHDVLVKAGIRVALVPSQAEYDGEFPHVKYRVPNPEVPEAFEAAIAATHQAGADAAFASDPDADRLGVVVPTSDGDRFLTGNEIGALLAAYIIESRAAAGTLPPHPFIVKTGVTTELMTAIARAHGVAVIGDLLVGFKYVGDVMEQIARTGRFGDLVATIDDFLFAAEESNGVLVTPALRDKDAAGGALLLAERIAQLKREGKTLVDDLDRIHGRYGYFMHGAYSLIMEGVIGLQRIEDMMAALRKQPPRRLAGYAVERTIDYWDERVHGPIKSSTDRASRNVVAVYFERGLKITARPSGTEPKLKIYVEASGDATAKHQVAELAAEATLQMAELLLATLNLRVPRYALALSQLVSVENRVDFAEHLVGELVAQLDRGVHGAALEAWVDQRAARYGKDGRFLVAPGIRACLEEGVSALGQHGDALRALFQLK; translated from the coding sequence ATGTTGAGTGCGGTCGAAAAGGGTTTTGCGACCTTGGCGGTGCCGGATGCCGTACGGGCTATGGCGTTCGCCAATCTGCGCACGTGGCTGGAGCAGGCGGAGTATGCGCCGTATCGTCCGCAATTGGAGCGCCTGATCGCGCGCGGGCGGTGGGACTTCTTGCTCGATTCATTCTATCGCGTGATTCCGTTCGGCACCGGCGGTCGTCGTGGGCCGGTCGGCGTCGGCGTCAATCGCATCAATGCGTACACCATCACCACGTCGATTCAGGGACACGTCGACTACCTGCGCACTCATCTCGGCGCGGGACCGCTGCGCGTCGTCGTCGCGTTCGATTGCCGCATCTTCAAAGATCTGCGCGGTCATTACGAACTGGGGCTACCCAACCCGCTGCTCGGGATGCGTTCGCGCGATTTCGCGCGGCTCGCCGCTGGCGTCTATGCCGCCAACGGCATCGCGGTGTGTACCGTGACCGGTGATGATCTGCTGCTGGCGACGCCCGAGCTGTCGTTCGCCATCCGCCATCTCGGAGCCGCGGGCGGGCTCAACGTTTCCGCCTCGCACAATCATCCCGACGACAACGGCGCGAAGTTCTACACCGACTACGGCGGCCAGCCGGTGGCACCGCACGACGAAGAGATGGCCGAAGCCGTCGCGGCGGTGCAGGCGGTGCGCATCATGCCGTTCGACGACGCGGTCCGTGCGGGGTTGGTCACGTGGTGGACCGCCGCCGACCATGAGGCGTATCTCGATGCCAGTCTGCAGCGGTCGCTCGACCGCAGCGCCCGCGGTGCGTTCATCATGTACACGCCGCTCAACGGCACCGGTCGGCGCACCGTGCACGACGTGCTGGTGAAGGCCGGCATCCGTGTCGCGCTGGTGCCGAGCCAGGCGGAATACGACGGCGAATTCCCCCACGTGAAGTATCGTGTGCCGAATCCGGAGGTGCCGGAAGCCTTCGAGGCGGCGATCGCCGCGACGCACCAGGCCGGTGCGGACGCGGCGTTTGCCAGTGATCCGGATGCGGACCGCCTCGGGGTGGTGGTGCCGACATCCGACGGCGATCGTTTTCTGACGGGCAACGAAATTGGCGCTCTGCTCGCGGCGTACATCATCGAGTCGCGCGCGGCGGCCGGGACCTTGCCGCCGCATCCCTTCATCGTCAAGACCGGCGTGACCACCGAGCTGATGACGGCGATCGCTCGCGCTCACGGAGTCGCGGTGATCGGCGACTTGCTCGTCGGGTTCAAATATGTCGGCGACGTCATGGAGCAGATCGCCCGCACCGGCCGCTTCGGCGACCTCGTGGCGACGATCGATGATTTTCTGTTCGCTGCCGAAGAGAGCAACGGCGTGCTGGTCACGCCGGCGCTGCGTGACAAGGACGCGGCCGGCGGTGCGTTGCTGCTGGCCGAACGCATCGCGCAACTCAAGCGCGAGGGCAAGACGTTGGTCGACGATCTCGATCGCATCCATGGCCGCTACGGCTACTTCATGCACGGCGCGTATTCGTTGATCATGGAAGGCGTGATCGGGCTGCAGCGCATCGAAGACATGATGGCCGCGCTACGGAAGCAACCGCCGCGGCGTCTGGCCGGCTACGCGGTCGAACGTACCATCGACTACTGGGATGAGCGCGTACATGGGCCGATCAAGTCGAGTACCGACCGCGCGTCGCGCAACGTCGTGGCCGTCTACTTCGAGCGCGGGTTGAAGATCACCGCCCGTCCGTCGGGAACCGAGCCGAAGTTGAAGATCTACGTCGAGGCCAGTGGAGACGCTACGGCTAAGCACCAGGTGGCCGAACTCGCCGCCGAGGCCACGCTGCAGATGGCGGAGCTTCTGCTCGCCACGCTGAACCTGCGCGTGCCGCGCTACGCGCTCGCGTTGTCGCAGCTGGTGTCGGTCGAAAACCGCGTCGACTTCGCCGAGCATTTGGTCGGCGAGCTGGTCGCTCAACTCGATCGCGGCGTTCATGGCGCGGCGCTCGAAGCGTGGGTCGACCAGCGCGCCGCGCGCTACGGCAAGGATGGGCGCTTCTTGGTCGCCCCAGGCATTCGCGCCTGCCTCGAAGAAGGCGTCTCCGCGTTGGGTCAGCACGGCGACGCGCTCCGTGCGCTGTTTCAGCTCAAGTAG
- the pdxA gene encoding 4-hydroxythreonine-4-phosphate dehydrogenase PdxA, whose product MRSTRPTIAISLGDPAGIGAEVALKALTAPALRRRITPLLFGDLAVVRDTARRLRLDAEDFPLVEVGAALSARERVPGRPTTAGGEAAYQAIIAAVRAVQRGEAAALVTAPINKANIVAAGHAHFAGHTELLAELSGAAQVRMMMAGLRLRVVLVTTHVALRRVPGLLTRQLIGDTIAMTHQALRERFGIARPRIAVCGLNPHAGESGLFGREDGAVIAPAVRAARRRGVIALGPLPADSVFAHAAGGTYDGVVCMYHDQGLAPFKLLHFKDGVNVTLGLPFVRTSPDHGTAFDIAGTGKADPSSMIAAIELASRMARGAARAERLRAAS is encoded by the coding sequence GTGCGGTCGACCCGCCCCACGATTGCCATCAGCTTGGGCGATCCGGCCGGCATTGGCGCGGAGGTGGCGCTTAAGGCGCTGACTGCGCCGGCGCTGCGTCGCCGGATTACGCCACTGCTTTTCGGTGACCTCGCGGTGGTGCGCGACACGGCGCGGCGACTGCGACTCGATGCGGAAGATTTCCCGCTCGTGGAAGTTGGCGCCGCCTTGAGCGCCCGCGAACGCGTGCCGGGTCGGCCGACCACCGCCGGCGGCGAGGCGGCGTACCAAGCGATCATCGCCGCCGTGCGCGCCGTGCAGCGCGGCGAGGCGGCGGCTCTGGTCACCGCGCCGATCAACAAAGCCAACATCGTCGCCGCGGGTCACGCGCACTTCGCCGGCCACACCGAATTGCTGGCGGAGCTGAGCGGCGCGGCCCAGGTGCGCATGATGATGGCCGGGCTGCGGCTGCGCGTGGTGTTGGTCACCACCCACGTCGCGTTGCGGCGAGTACCGGGGCTGCTCACGCGGCAACTCATCGGCGACACGATCGCGATGACGCATCAGGCGTTGCGCGAACGTTTTGGCATTGCGCGTCCGCGGATTGCGGTCTGCGGTCTCAACCCGCACGCGGGCGAGTCGGGTCTCTTCGGGCGTGAGGATGGTGCGGTGATCGCGCCGGCCGTGCGCGCCGCCCGCCGCCGCGGCGTCATCGCGCTCGGGCCGTTGCCGGCCGACAGTGTGTTCGCACACGCCGCCGGTGGGACCTACGATGGCGTTGTGTGCATGTACCACGATCAAGGGCTCGCACCGTTCAAGCTGCTGCACTTCAAGGACGGCGTGAACGTGACCTTGGGCTTACCCTTCGTCCGCACCTCGCCCGATCACGGCACCGCGTTCGATATTGCGGGCACAGGCAAGGCTGACCCGTCGAGTATGATCGCGGCCATCGAGTTGGCGAGTCGCATGGCTCGCGGTGCCGCCCGCGCCGAACGGCTGCGGGCGGCGAGTTGA